CCGAATTCCGGTAATCTGACAACTCTGCAGAACCAGTTTCTACCATCGGGTCCGGGCGAAAATCATTAGTTCTTGAATAAGTACCACTTGCTCTTTCAGCTGTTAACTTGTATGCTACCCACTCGGCTTGCTCGCAATTTTCTCTGTATTTGAGTGTATAAGCGGTATGCCTGATTATCTCGTCTTCAAATGTATAAGCTGGAAGGCCAAATTCATGAGTAGGTTGCGGAAGGTAATTGGCAGGGGTCTGAGGACCAGATTTTGATTGATGTGATCCACACGAGTTTAACAAGGGCATGCTGAATAAAACTAGTATCAGCATACTAACGTAAGCAAGCTTGCTCTTCACCACTCCTCCTTTTAGTTAAGCTTACTTAAAACGATATAAGATTATGCTGGGGCAAAAATAAAACTGCCGCCAGGACTCCTCCTTACTCGCTTACATAAGTATATTCAATAAACTGGCCTTGTCTAGTCCCAAAGGGAGAAGAAAATTTTTGTGAAATGTTATTTAGGGTGGGTGAGGGGACTTGAACCCCCAACATCTTGAGCCACAGTCAAGTGCTCTGCCAATTGAGCTACACCCACCAAGTAGCAATTGATTCTAATCGAAATCACCGGGGTGTCAAGATTACCCTGGAGCAGTTCCTGTTTCCACCAAGACTAAACGGACTTGACTTTCTACATTTTTCCGGTATGGTTAGTCATCTTTAACCATGGAGGCTTGCATGAAGAGGATCCTTGCAGCTACGCTGCTGGCGGCTGTGGCGTTCTCCCTGGCATGCGCAGGTAAAAAGAAAGCCGATACACTGACAGGCGAATACTTCGCGAATAAGGTCGAAAAGACAATAGAGGATTCAGGTCCATTTGACGTTGAAACCCGGCTTCAAAGAAAGGGCGATGCTTACAACGTAAAGGTTGATCTTGTAAGCGTATCCAGGAAGGATTTGGACTGGAATGTTCTTTCTCCGGAGGAGAAGTTCAGTTACTTCATTAAAGCCTGTGCATTTGCCGTAGGGCTCCATGCCATAAAGGCCCCGGAAGATCTCGTTTTTGCCGATCTCCTCATACGGTATGAAGACGAGGTGTGGTCACTGTCGGTAGATTTCTGCTCCTACATCGCATCGGCAAATATCAAGGGAACTATGACTGAAGAGGAAATTGACACAAGACTCATTACAGAACGCAGACAGGTGAAATAGCTCTCAGCGAAGCGGGGCTTAAAGATTTAATCTTAAGCTGAAAGAAGGCGATAAATGACGTTCTCTTTTTATATCGCTGGCCTTCCTATTATTCCTTTACGCTTAGCTTGACTATTATTAAATCGGAGGTCTAGGATGAAGAGAGCCCTTACTTTAACCGTCCTAATCCTTGCTATAGTTGCTGTTAGATGTGGGAATAAGTCGGCAGAAAAGGGTATAGTCAGAGTCTTAGGTACTCAGATCAAGAAGGCGATTCAGAAAGCAGGGCCCTTTGATGTGGATGTAGAGTTGATCCGCAAGGGAAAAGTCTACAACGTACGCGTAAATTTAAAAAGCCTTACCATCTCGGATTACGAATGGACCAGGTATCCACCTGATAAAAGGCGAGCCTACTTTGCCTTGTCATGTGCCGTACCTGTAGGGATGACCGCGATGGAGTACGAAGGCCATCTTGAGTTTAGGAATCTAGTCATGGGTTACAAGAACGAGGTCTGGTCCCTTTCCATTGACGACTGCGTTTATCTGGCATCTAATCGTGTTGCAAAGACGATGAGTAAGAAAGAGCTGGAGGAGGAAGTCCTCAGAAGGATAGAAAAGCAGGATTAACCCCTTTGTAGGGTGATCTTAAACTGGAGGTTTTTGGTGAAACGAATCTTAATGATAGGCATGCTTGGGGTGGTGGCGTTTGGCCTTGCATGCAGCGGAAAGAAGAGAGCCCAGAAGGGGTATATCAAGGCGATAGCACCCGAGCTTGAGAAGGCAATCGCACAGCAAAGCCCATTCGAAGCGGATGTAGAGATAATCCGTAAAGGAAAGGTCTACGACGTACGCGTTGACTTTAAGGGGCTTGTTAAAGAGAACCCGAGATGGAAGAAAGCCTCTCACGAAGAGAGGCTGGCCTGGTTCGCAAGGGTTTGTGCTGAGGTCGTAGGACTTACCGCAGGCGGCGCAGAGGAAGCAGGTTTTATGGATTTCGAAAATCTTATAATAGGTTACGCCGGCCAGGTATGGTCTGTACCTATGGAGTATGCGGGCTACATCTCCTCTCATGCCATATCCCGATCAAAGAGCGCGAGGCGGCTGGAAAAAGAGCTGATGGAGGAGATGGAGCGGGTAGAGTAAGGGCCAGACATTTCTGTCTGTTCAGGCGTATAGGCTGACTTATATTAGGAAAATGGAGAAGGCACCGGCTGAGATCGGCTGAGCTGATATGAACAAGAAATCTTTCTGGGAAGAGTCTTACAAGGGAGCAGGTCCAGCTAACACATTCGGGGGAGGTAACCCCGGTCAGGAGTTCTACGATCTTGTTAAGGTGCTACCACGCGGTGGAGACTCCCTTGTCGACTGGGGAGCCAACCGGTAAAACTCAGTCCAATGAGTTCGTGACCGCCGATGCGCTTTACGTGCTCAAGGCGGCAGGGCGGCTGTGATGATGCGGTAGGAGCCATATGAGAGTATCAGACAAAGAAGTAGGCAGACATTGGAATCAGGATGCGGATCGCTGGGCAGAGGAGGTTCGCAAGGGATACGATACCTATCGCGATCTATTCAACAACCCCGCCTTCTTTGAGTTCATGGGCGATATCAACGGCAAGAAGGTTCTGGACGCAGGCTGCGGCGAGGGCTATAACACGCGAATCATGGCCCAAAAAGGGGCGCAGGTGATCGGGGTTGACATCTCCTCAAGAATGATCGAACTGGCCCAAGAAGAAGAACAACGCAACCCGCTGGGGATCTCCTACCACGTGGCATCTTTCTCTAATCTTCCCCCTTTCGAATCGGAATCCTTTGACATGGTGGTTTCGTTCATGGCGCTCATGGATGCGCCTGACTACGAGGGTGCTGTTGGTGAGTTCTTCCGGGTTCTTCGAAAAGGAGGCGAACTTTACTTCAGCATATCCCATCCTTGTTTTATGACAAAGGAGATCAACTGGATAGAGGATGAACAAGGACACCCCGTGAGTATCGTGATCTCTGATTATTTTTCTCCCGAACCGTACGAGGAGTGCTGGAAGTTCCCCAGCAGTGAGAACCCCGAGAAGTTTACCATAATCTACTTCCCCCGCACGCTCTCTGCATACCTTAACGGACTTATCAATGCAGGATTCGTTCTGAAGCGGATAGCAGAACCAAGGCCATCAGAGGAAGTGTGTAGAAAGTATCCAGGCTTACGAAGATGGCGTGAACACGTTGCTATCTTCCTGCACGTACATGCAGTGAAACCACAATAAAGGACGATGGATATGCTTACCAAATCAGAAGTTGATAAGTGGCTGGCCGATTTTCTTGCCAAGCTCCGCAAGCGCTTCGGTGATAGATTGATATTCGTCGGGCATCACGGCAGCTGGGCTAGGGGAGAGGCCGGGCCGGAAAGCGACATCGACTGCACCGTGGTTCTGGATCGCGTCGAGGACGATGATCTAACCACTTTCCGAGACATAATAAATATCATGCCGAATGCCCAGTCTGTGGCATCAGGGCTTCTGCTCTCGGTTTCTGAACTCAAACAGATGCCCAGATACGAGCACATGCAGTTCTTTTACGGATGCAAGGTGTTCCATGGTTCAATTGATCACCTAATTACCCCGCCACCTTCTGAAAGTTTGATTGCGGACATCAAATTCAAGGCATCTGACAACCTGCATGCCGCCCGGCACTACCTGCTGTTTCCGCATGATCTGCCCAAGGTGGTTCACAAGCTCAAGTATCACTTCAAGAACTGCTTCTATGCGTTGCAGTGGTGGGTTCTTATCAATGAAAGCAAGTTCATACCTCGTAAGGACGATATAATTGAGATGCTGGATGATACCGATGACAAGGAGGTCGTCCGGGTGGCCAGAGACTGGCACAAGTTGGAAGATGATCGGACTCAAAGACCAGCCTACTACATCGAACTCCTGGAGCGCTGGAGCCGGGGGATGATTGCCAAGCTGGAGACTTACGAAAAAATTAGGGGGACAAATGAAACCTAAGCCCAAACATCTTGGGCCAGAGTATAGCGTTCCGTTCAAGGATCGAAGCGTTGCAAAGGCATATCGTTACCGCGCTCCCTATCCTCCGGTGACCTTTGAGATACTCTCTGACCTCATTACCGACGAACCGAGAGCGGTTCTCGATGTAGGTTGTGGTACCGGATTGATTGCCCGAAATCTCATAGATCTTGTGGATAGAATAGATGCTGTGGACTTCTCCCGTTATATGATCGAAGAAGGCAAGAAGCTCCCCAACGGAAATCATCCCAGACTGCGCTGGATACTCGGTTCTGTCGAGGATGTTCCGCTTAATCCTCCTTATGCGCTAGTCACAGCGGGATTGAGCCTGCACTGGATGGAGTGGGATGTTGTTCTTCCCAGGTTTAGAGAGGTACTTACCCCGAATGGATATCTGGCTATCGTAAGCTACGTATTCTCACCATTTCCATGGGATGACGATCTGAAGAGGATTATACCCAGATTCTCAACCAATCGGGATTACAAGCCATACGATCTGGTCGAAGAGTTAGAGAGCAGAGGATTGTTTCAGAAGCGAGGGAGCAAGCAGACGGCCCCTGTGTTATACACGCAATCTCTGGATGCTTATATCGAACACTTCCATTCCACAAGCAGCCTCACTAGGCGACGGATGGGTAGGAAAGCGGCCGAGGCATTCGATCAGGAAGTGAGAGACTTGCTATCGGGATTCGCCTCGGACGGTATGCTGGAATGTGAATTCGGCGCTAAAGTCATCTGGGGCAAACCTTTGAGTCCATAGTATGCTGACTATTAAATGTGCCAGGTGCAAGCGCAAGCTGTTCAAATACAAGAAGATAGGTGCGGACCGGTTGCTTCACCTGTGGTCGGATCGAATAATCGAAGATCACTCTGTGCATGAAGGGAGAGAGGTAAAATGTAAGTGCGGCAACCTGGTGGGTATTGACGAGGGCCGCTTTATCAAGATGAAGCCGCGCTCGTTCACCCGATCCGGCTCGTACATAAGGAAGTAGCACTTTACATCTTGGCTCCTTTGAGTAAAGTGTAGGAAAAGAGGATGACATCATGATCGCTCAGTGCAAAGCCGAGATGTCCGCTGCAGCCGAGGATATGGAGAAAGCGCTGGCTTTGATTAATTAAAGAAGGAAGGAGGATATGAATCCGATGTTTCTCGCTCGTGAGTTTAATGATCCGCTTTTAAACCTTACGCTTGAGCTGTTCATCCGTATGATCTCTGAGCAGTTTAAGGAACGCTTGCTTTCGGTGGTTTTGTATGGCTCGGTAACCTTTGACGATCTGGCTCCAGGTTACGGCGATTTGGATTTCCTGGTGGTGGTTTCTGATGAACTTTCAGAGAAGGACTTCGGTGAGCTTACCAACCTTCGTAACCCTTTTCGCAGCGGTAAGTACGGGGTTTTCGCCCACATGCTAGAAGGAGCTTTTCTTCCCCGTAAGATGTTGAATCCAGCCGTTAAAGGCAAAGCCTTCTGGTGGGGCACCAGTGGTGAGAGAATGTGGACCGAGAATCAATTAGGCTGGCTGGTGCTTCACGTAATTCGTGAACGGAGTGTAGTTATCTGGGGTAAGGATTTGAGAATGGAGTTTCCGGTAGCAAGTCGCGAGGCGCTACTTGAAGACGTGGCTAATTTCTGCAAAGGAGTCCGAGCAAATCCCTTGATTGGAGATATTCATTCCATTGAGTGGCTGTTGTCAGGTGCTAGACTTCTCTTGTGGTTAAAGGAGAACCGGTTGAGCGCTAAGAGCGAAGCGGCAGACTGGGGTGTTGATAATGTCCAAGGAAAGTGGCGGGAATTGCTTCCCAAAGCAAAGTATGTACGGTTGAACCCTCATGTAGCGAATACAGCCGATTGGAAGGATTGGTTTAATACTCTTGAGCCATACATCTATGAAGCGGTCAATGAGTTGGAGATGGAGTTAAAAGCTCAAGGAATTCAGGTTACTCGGGAAGATTAATTTGATGATGGTGGACTTTGATCGAGAACGTGAATGGTGGGACGCCAACGCCCATAAGGAAGAGCAGGATATAGCCGATGAGGCCGTAAACCGGGCGCTGTGGGGGCGAGGGGGGACTTGAATCGTAATGAATACTGTAATGGCTGAAAGCAGGCTTTGAAAGGAGATTTGGATGAAGACCTTGCGACGGGTAATCGTATTTGCAGTGATACTGAAGGCGTTCGCCGTGATATTCCCCGGCCCGGGCCAAGAACTGCAGGCCGGGAATATTCATCGCCAGGTCTTTGACGGAGAAATCCCCCCAGGGGAGTACGTTGCCTTTCGATGGAACGGACGCAGGCTCCTCCCGTGGAAAGTTCCGGAAGAAAGCCTCACGAAGAAAGCAAGACGGGCGATTGCTGTCTCGCCTGCGTGGCTCCGGTCAGACCTGGCCGCGAAGCTCAACAACCTGTCTGCGGAAAAACAGGACAGCCTGGCAGGGATTATCCTCGCCGAAACCGATCCCCGGCTCATAGATGAGATTGCCTTCTCGATAGCGCGTCTTTCTGCAAGGGAACTCACCGGCAGGCGATTTAACCCGCGGATTATAGCAGAAAACGCGCGTCTCATCTATGAAGCGGATTCCCTCTATGATTACGTCGAGCTTATTGACTATGGGAAACCGAGCAGAGGCGGGGATTGGATGAGCACCGCCCGCTACCGGCTCGAGGGAGGCGAGGGTTCAGAAGAGTACTACGAACTGCCCTGTGAGGTATACTACTGGTACGTTGTCTTCCCCAGGCTCGGCAGGGAGGCTTTAGCGTTCATTGATCCACTTACCGGCGAGTATGCCCCACCGGATTCAGGCGGGGTCTTCTGGCGGGATTACCTGATGCACGAGGATCGAGACCCCAAACGCTGCGCCTCAAGGCACTTTGTCATGGAATACCCCAACCTTATCGAGCAAGTTCCTGCAAGCGCCACAGCCGCTGAACTCGTTCTCACCGAGTTCTCAATCGACCCCATACCCTTGATTATCGATTCCGAGGGCAGATCATTATTGTGCGTTTTTGCATGGCCGGGCAACCAGTTGGACGGACAGGTCATTGCCACCACCATCCCGGTTGAGCTAGAGGAGACGGGCGAGGGAACCGGGCTCTTTGAGAACCTGCTTCGCGCAGGCAACGCATCGGCCATGCTGGATACTGCCATTGTCCCTGAGGGATTTGAAGACGTGCGTATCGCCATTCTTAAGGATCGCGATCCGTTCGGAGAACCGACGATTGAACGTGCTTTAGGCTCTATGGGTTTCCGGTTCCGCGTTTTTGGCTCCGATGAGATTCCTGAAATGCTCTTCGCCGACAGCGGGTTCGTCAAGATTATCATTCCATCCGGCCAGCCTCGAAGCTTCTACGAAAGGCTGGCAGAGAGCGATTCGCTGTGGCAGGTGTGGATGAGTACGAGGGAACTCTCCCCGAACCGGGTTATCCAGTTCCACGGAGCACCAGACCCGGCCTATCCCGGCGACGATTGGAGCGGACTGCATATGCCGTGGGGGTTCAGCTGTGTTCCGCGAGGAAGCGGTGAGTTATCTCTTGCAGGATACCCCCGCCTGCCGGATGTGCTGTCTGGACCCCGGTTTTTGTGGAATCACCAACCCTTGAACATCTCAGGCGATCAGACGCTCTCCCAGAAAGCTTCGGCACTTGAGGTGATAGGCTACTTCGTTACCCAGAACCTTCCTGACCGCTGCGCCGAGATTCCGTTCTATTACAGGGGATCGGATCTCGACACTACCTTTGAGGGCGACGCATCTGAATACGTGCAGTCTTTGAGGACCCATTATCCACAGCGCAGCCTGTATCTGCACTACGGCAACTGCGGCGAGATGATGGATATGCTATCGGCGTCATCTAGGGCCGGATTGGTGCCGGTGCGCAACATGATAGCGCACCCTGTGGATCACGTATGGAACGGCGTCTATCTGGAAGGGAGATGGCGTACCTACACCGCTGTTCGCTCAGACCGGGGCACCCGTTTCGACGACGGTGTATATGAGAACAAGAACCACTATTCAGTCATGGGATGCCGTGCCGACGGCTTTGTTAGCAACTACATCGGCGAGTATTTTGATTCGACCTTTATTGCCGAGGTGCGGGTGAGTGATTCGGCAGGCCGCCCTGTGGACGGAGCAACCGTGACCATCATGACGCACTGGTATCACGGTGACCCGCCGCCCAAGATCCATGCAGGTATCGGCTGGACCGATCCTGCCGGTGTTGCGCGAGTTGAAGTAGGCATCAGAAGGGACTATTTTGTGCAGGTATTTACCCCGCTTTTAGACTGGCCCGAGCTTGTGCAGGATACATCCGAGCGTGCCAGGAAAGACACCATACCCAGAACCGACCCTGTTCTGGAACGCAGACGGGGGATGAGGCCGGAGCCGATTCCGTTCGTCTCCGCAGATGTCGATACGATCCCCGGTGACACGATACGATATGAAGTAACCCTTCCCATCGCTCTCCTGAAGGATCAGCCAGATGTGGATTCGAATGTTGTTTTTACATCTAGAGCGGCTCCACGATTCTTTCTCCAAACGCCGGAGCGCATCCTTCACGGTTTCTCAAGTTACTTAGGCTGCAACTTCACCCGGGCCGAACCGCAAGGATCGGTCAATCTGTACGTCATGGATTTGCCAAATTACGACCGCTTCGCTGCCGGGGAACCCTTTGTGCCCGCTTGCGCCTTCGAGGAGGCAGACTCTTTGGATTTCACGCTACCCTCCGCAGACGATAAGTGGTTCGTCGTTTTATCCAACCGGCACAGAATGGCCTATGGGCAGGTGGTTCGGCTCTCCGTTGAAGCGAGGTATCGCTGAACGTGAGGGGCGGTGACAGAGAAACGACATGAAGCGCTCGATTGTAATGCCCCTAATGGCCGATCCTGTATGAGGAAGAGGAGGAAGATTCGTCATGACGCAATGGGGTAAGGAAGGCTACCAGTGCAGCGTCACCAGCCGTGCGTGGTCTTACAGTCCATATGATGTGGAATGGGAAAAGCTTCCTGCCTCGGCTGAACTCCAGGAGATATTTGAAGAGGAGATGGTTCTTGACGAAGTTCCTGAGTGGGCAAGCAAGATAATAGAGAGGATGTTTGGGCCCCCTCCGTGTGGCCATTATACGTTCCCGCGACCCGTGCTCCAGGTGTGTGAGGCGATAAACCAGGAAAGATGTTCTGAATTCATCTACGGCTGTTATACCGCCGATTCGGAGCGCAAGACCCTTATGTCCTACTACGGGTATTGCCTCGACGCATGGCTTAAGGAAGCGTCCCTTGATGTCGCCATAGCCGAGCTTGGGATGCGATCCGATCTGAGCAAGGATTGGACAGAGATCGTTACCGCAATATTTGATACTCTAGGCGAACCTACCGAGCACAAAAAA
The DNA window shown above is from candidate division TA06 bacterium B3_TA06 and carries:
- a CDS encoding SAM-dependent methyltransferase, which produces MRVSDKEVGRHWNQDADRWAEEVRKGYDTYRDLFNNPAFFEFMGDINGKKVLDAGCGEGYNTRIMAQKGAQVIGVDISSRMIELAQEEEQRNPLGISYHVASFSNLPPFESESFDMVVSFMALMDAPDYEGAVGEFFRVLRKGGELYFSISHPCFMTKEINWIEDEQGHPVSIVISDYFSPEPYEECWKFPSSENPEKFTIIYFPRTLSAYLNGLINAGFVLKRIAEPRPSEEVCRKYPGLRRWREHVAIFLHVHAVKPQ